The Perca fluviatilis chromosome 24, GENO_Pfluv_1.0, whole genome shotgun sequence genome has a window encoding:
- the ptger2a gene encoding prostaglandin E receptor 2a (subtype EP2), whose protein sequence is MMKADNNTCHHDTHIKPSESPSPVISAIMFAAGIFGNVAALVILEIRRRRDTRTGETRRRSLFHVLIKSLVVTDLTGTCLTSPLVQLSYSRNTTLVGLSPNSHSVCSYFGVSITFFSLATMSLLFSMALERCFAIGYPYLYSRYVTNKCAYITIPVVFVLCMLFCLLPFAGFGKYVQYCPGTWCFIAMNPQQSEDQVYANLFATLMLVLVLAIVVCNGFVVYQLFRMYQRRRRNGGSRMATKRSNSERRAMSMAEEVEHLILLVIMTIIFIICTMPLVIRVYINSIMDSNSIRDSNSIRDPKESRNLDLIALRFISINSIIDPWVFILLSPSVLHFCWASVCRDSLETSRGSIFKLSIAKGNSPANLELSRPPLEHFHSVETL, encoded by the exons ATGATGAAAGCAGATAATAACACATGTCACCACGATACCCACATCAAACCCAGCGAGAGCCCGAGCCCGGTGATCAGTGCCATCATGTTTGCCGCAGGCATCTTTGGCAACGTGGCTGCCCTGGTGATACTGGAAATCCGGAGACGTAGAGACACTAGGACCGGAGAAACAAGGCGACGGTCGCTGTTTCACGTCCTCATCAAATCGCTGGTGGTCACGGACCTGACTGGGACCTGCCTGACCAGTCCGCTGGTGCAGCTGTCATATTCACGCAACACTACCTTGGTAGGGCTGTCGCCCAACTCTCACAGCGTGTGTTCATACTTTGGCGTCAGCATAACCTTCTTCAGCCTGGCCACCATGTCGCTTCTCTTCTCTATGGCACTAGAGAGGTGCTTTGCCATTGGGTACCCCTACCTGTACAGCCGGTATGTCACCAACAAATGTGCCTATATCACCATCCCGGTGGTGTTTGTGTTATGCATGTTATTCTGTCTCCTCCCTTTTGCGGGATTTGGTAAATATGTACAATACTGCCCTGGCACGTGGTGCTTCATTGCCATGAACCCTCAGCAATCGGAGGACCAGGTCTACGCCAACCTGTTCGCCACTCTGATGCTAGTGCTGGTGCTGGCCATAGTGGTGTGCAACGGGTTTGTGGTGTACCAGCTGTTCAGGATGTACCAACGGCGGAGGAGGAACGGCGGCTCGAGGATGGCGACCAAGAGATCCAACAGTGAGCGCAGGGCGATGTCCATGGCTGAGGAGGTGGAGCATCTCATCCTGCTGGTCATCATgaccatcatcttcatcatctgcACAATGCCTCTGGTG ATCCGGGTGTACATCAACTCCATAATGGATTCCAACTCCATAAGGGATTCCAACTCCATAAGGGATCCCAAGGAGTCTCGCAATCTGGACCTGATTGCCTTGCGCTTCATCTCCATTAACTCCATCATCGACCCCTGggtcttcatcctcctctcccccaGCGTGCTGCACTTTTGCTGGGCTTCGGTTTGCCGGGACAGCCTGGAAACCTCCAGGGGTTCCATTTTTAAATTATCGATTGCCAAAGGGAATTCTCCGGCTAACCTTGAACTGTCTCGCCCACCCTTGGAGCATTTTCACTCTGTGGAAACTCTATGA